GTGGCTCGGTGCGACGTCGGCGTGCTCGATGAGGTACGCCTCCCACAGCCGGTGATTCCGCGTGACCCGCCGCGCAGCATCGCGGCCGAAGTCGGTGAGGGTGATCAAGCCGGTCTCGTCAAAGTCGAGCAGATCGTCGCGTTCGGCGCGTCGCACGATGCGTTGCAGGCGACTCTGGGACCACGAACGCGTTTTGACGAGCTCGAACACGGGTAGACCACCGGCCACGCCTTCGCCACCGCGCTCGTGCCACTCGTAGATGGCCCGAAGCAGGTGTTGCTGTTCGACGCGGCGACGCAGGTTTCGATGCCGAAGCGCCCGGGGCACCACGCCACGAGCCGGCCCAAACGCCATGCTGACGCCGAAGACCGCAGCAGCGACCAGAACGATCATCGCCCCACTCGGAAGCCTGGGCGCGAGCGCGCTCACCGCTGCGCCGATCGCCCCACTGACGCCGCCGAGCGCACCCGCAAGCAGCGTCATCGGCAGCATGCGATCACTCCAAAACCGCGCGGCCGCCGCCGGAATGATGAGGAGCGCGATCACCAGAATCAGCCCGACCGCCTGCAGTCCGACCACCGTCACCGCGGTGACGAACGCCATCAGCGTCACGTCGAGTGCAAGCGTCGGCCAACCTTGAGCCTGCGCGTAGCCGGCGTCAAAACAGAGCAGTCGAAGCTCCTTGAACAGCAACCCGCACGCGACGATCGACAGTCCGCCCGCGATCGCGATCAGCCAGACGTCCTGCGGCACCATCGACGCCGTCTTGCCGTAGATGAAGCCCTCCAGCCCGGCCGCGCTGCCACTGCCCATCTGCTGAACGATCGTCAGCATGCAGACGCCCGCCCCGAAGAAGACGCTCAGCACGATGCCCATCGCAGCGTCCTCTTTCAGCCGCGTTTGCTGGCGAAGCAGCAGCACCGTCCCGACGCCAATCGCTCCGGTCACAACCGCGCCGATGAGCAGCACGAACAGCGACCGCCCCATGCCGAGCCCGACTGCAATCACGAACGCCAGGCCGATGCCGGGCAGCGTCGCGTGACTCAGTGCATCGCCCATGAGCGCACGTTTGCGGAGCAGCGTGAAGCTCCCGACGACACCCGCCGCGATGCCCAGCAGGAGCGTCCCGAGGACGACGACGCGCGTGTTGTGATCCTGGAGCGTGAAGACGCGAATCCACTGCTCGCTGGTCGGCCACGCGGAGGCGAGGTCGACCATCGCTGCCGAGGTTTCGAGCCGCGGAGTCATAGTCATCGCGCTACGGAAGTCGGTTGCCCTTCACGATCGCCTCGGCCGCGTCGCTGAGCAGCGTCAACTTGCCGCCGTAGGTCTTCTGCAGGTTTTCCCTCGTGAAGGTCGTGGCAGTCGGGCCGTGGGCGACGATGCGCATGTTCATCAAGATGATGTGATCAAAGTACTCCTCGACCGTCTGCAAGTCGTGATGGACGACGAGCACCGTCTTCCCGGCAGACTTGAGATCTTTGAGGATGCTCACGATCGCACGCTCCGTCGCTGCGTCGACGGCCGCGAAGGGCTCATCCATCATGTACAGGTCCGCCTCCTGGACGAGCGCGCGTGCGAGAAAGGCCCGCTGCTGCTGACCGCCGGAGAGCTGGCTGATCTGCCGATCGGCAAGGTCGGCGATCCCGACGCGGTCGAGTGCTTCGCGAGCCTTCTCCCTGTGCTTTCGACGCACGGGCAGCATCCACCCGATTCTGCCGTACGTGCCCATCGTGACGACATCCAAAGCGCTGACTGGGAAGTCCCAGTCGACACTCTCCCGCTGCGGCACGTAACCGACGCGCCGGCGATTCTCCGAGTACGGCTTCCCATAGACCCGCACACGCCCACTCGCACGCGGGATCAGATCGAGCGCTGCCTTGATGAGTGTGCTCTTACCCGCACCGTTTGGGCCGACGATCGCGACGAGCCGGCCTTCGGGGACGTCCAGGTCGACGTCCCACAGAACCGGGCGGCGGTGATATGCGACCGTCATGTCGTGGATGCTCAGCGGCGCGTCGGGCGAGTGCTCGGACCCGAGCACGCTTTCCGTTCGGACCGCTGCGTTGGACGTTCGAGCACCCGGAGCGACCGCTCCGGCGTCGTTGGCCGCTGGGGAACTCACGCTCACTGCGTCAGCTTCCCGTTCATGCCCTTGTCGGGAACGTCGCCGCCCAGGGCGCGGGCGACGGTGGTCACGTTGTGGTCGATCATCCCGACGTAGGTGCCTTCGTACGTGCCGGCCGAGCCCATTGCGTCGCTGAACAGCTCGCCGCCGATCGTCACCTCGTGGCCGCGACTGCGGGCACCATTGATGAGTGCTTCGATGCTCTTTCGCGGCACGCTGCTCTCGACGAAGACCGCCTGCACGTTCCGCTCGACGAGCAGGTCGACCAGCTCGTTCACCCGCTGCAGGCCGGCCTCGCTTTCGGTGCTGATGCCTTGGACGCCCATGACTTCGAGACCGAATGCCTGGCCAAAGTAGTTGAAGGCGTCGTGGCTGGTCACCAGCACGCGACGTCCCTCGGGCACGCCATCGAGAGCGGACTCGCCGTACGACTTCAAGTCGGCCAGCTGCTGCTTGTACGCCTCGGCGTTGCTGCGGTACCCGTCGGCATTGGCGGGGTCGTACTCCGCCAGCGTGTCGGCCACGACGTCGACAGCCTTCGCCCATGCGGCCGGATCCATCCAGACGTGCGGGTCGTATTGCCCGGCGAAGGCCTCGGGCTCCAGCAGATACGACTCCTCGATGTTTTCCGTCACCGCGACCACCGGCCGATTGCTGCTCATGCGGACGAGCACATCACTCATCTTCCCTTCGAGCATCAGGCCGTTGTAGAACACCACGTCCGCTCCACTCATCGCCGCCACGTCATCGCGCGTGGCTTTGTACAGGTGCGGATCGATGCCCTCACCCATGAGCGTTGTGACGATGGCGAGCTCGCCCGCGACGTTTTCCGCGATGTCGCCGACCATGCCGACGGTCGCGACAACCTTGTACGGGTATCGAACCTCCCCGCCCTCTGACGATCCGCTGGCCGCATCACCGCAGCCGGTTAGAAGCGCAAATGAAGCAAGGACGAACGCCACGAACGACGCGAGTCGAATGGCGAACGGTCGGGATGTGTTGAACATGCTGACTCTCAACTTTGAATGATCAAAAAATAGATGGCGGCGTTTCGGCGGTCAAGGCATCGCCGCCCGTGACGCCACACCGCATGCCCGTCCCGAGGCCGACGTAGACTCACTCGGGAAGCAGGCATTGAAATGGCGACAGTGAACAGCACCAAGGCCGCCCACCGGAGGACGCGGGCGGACCACGCGACCGAAACGGCAGAGGACTACGTCGAGGCAATCGACGTCATCCTGCGTCGGGACGGCGTCTGCCGAGTGAGCGACTTGGCGAAACGCTTCGGCGTCAGTCACGTCACCGTCAATCGCACGCTGGCCCGGCTCGACCGTGAAGGTCTGGTCATGGTCGAGCCGTACCAGCCCGTCGATCTGACCGCGAAAGGCCGACGTCTCGCCGTAAAGTGTGCGGAGCGGCACCGCATTGTCTTCGAGTTTCTGCTCGCCCTGGGCGTCGACGAACACACGGCCGCCGTCGACGCCGAAGGGATTGAGCACCACGTCAGCGAGCGGACCCTCCAGCGTTTCGCTTCGGCAACCGCAGAGATGAACGACCGGTAAGGCGAACTCGGATAAAGCGCTTGACACCGC
Above is a window of Planctomycetota bacterium DNA encoding:
- the mntR gene encoding manganese-binding transcriptional regulator MntR codes for the protein MEMATVNSTKAAHRRTRADHATETAEDYVEAIDVILRRDGVCRVSDLAKRFGVSHVTVNRTLARLDREGLVMVEPYQPVDLTAKGRRLAVKCAERHRIVFEFLLALGVDEHTAAVDAEGIEHHVSERTLQRFASATAEMNDR
- a CDS encoding zinc ABC transporter substrate-binding protein, yielding MFNTSRPFAIRLASFVAFVLASFALLTGCGDAASGSSEGGEVRYPYKVVATVGMVGDIAENVAGELAIVTTLMGEGIDPHLYKATRDDVAAMSGADVVFYNGLMLEGKMSDVLVRMSSNRPVVAVTENIEESYLLEPEAFAGQYDPHVWMDPAAWAKAVDVVADTLAEYDPANADGYRSNAEAYKQQLADLKSYGESALDGVPEGRRVLVTSHDAFNYFGQAFGLEVMGVQGISTESEAGLQRVNELVDLLVERNVQAVFVESSVPRKSIEALINGARSRGHEVTIGGELFSDAMGSAGTYEGTYVGMIDHNVTTVARALGGDVPDKGMNGKLTQ
- a CDS encoding ABC transporter ATP-binding protein, producing MTVAYHRRPVLWDVDLDVPEGRLVAIVGPNGAGKSTLIKAALDLIPRASGRVRVYGKPYSENRRRVGYVPQRESVDWDFPVSALDVVTMGTYGRIGWMLPVRRKHREKAREALDRVGIADLADRQISQLSGGQQQRAFLARALVQEADLYMMDEPFAAVDAATERAIVSILKDLKSAGKTVLVVHHDLQTVEEYFDHIILMNMRIVAHGPTATTFTRENLQKTYGGKLTLLSDAAEAIVKGNRLP
- a CDS encoding iron chelate uptake ABC transporter family permease subunit is translated as MTMTPRLETSAAMVDLASAWPTSEQWIRVFTLQDHNTRVVVLGTLLLGIAAGVVGSFTLLRKRALMGDALSHATLPGIGLAFVIAVGLGMGRSLFVLLIGAVVTGAIGVGTVLLLRQQTRLKEDAAMGIVLSVFFGAGVCMLTIVQQMGSGSAAGLEGFIYGKTASMVPQDVWLIAIAGGLSIVACGLLFKELRLLCFDAGYAQAQGWPTLALDVTLMAFVTAVTVVGLQAVGLILVIALLIIPAAAARFWSDRMLPMTLLAGALGGVSGAIGAAVSALAPRLPSGAMIVLVAAAVFGVSMAFGPARGVVPRALRHRNLRRRVEQQHLLRAIYEWHERGGEGVAGGLPVFELVKTRSWSQSRLQRIVRRAERDDLLDFDETGLITLTDFGRDAARRVTRNHRLWEAYLIEHADVAPSHVDRDADAIEHVLDRDMIRRLESLIAPAEDLPSPHPIRTPATAGVVE